ACTCCAGGACTCACCGATGCACTGGGCATTCGCCTCGCTTTCCTTTAGGGAGTATTCAAGGGCCAGCTGGCTGAACGGTGAGCAGCCGACAACGTGGGCAGAGTAATGGCTGGGACAGCGTTCCAGCCAGTTCTGCTCGAATCGCTGGCAGCGTCTCGCCCTGTACACCGTCCGGTTGTTCCAGGCGAATCGCCTGCAGGAACGCCAGGGCCACCAGACACAGCACGGCGTGGTGATGCAGCCCCCGCCACGAGCGTCCCTCGAAGTGCGATAAACCAACTTCCTGCTTCAGCTCCCGATGCCCGTGCTCACAGGCCCAGCGACGCTTCGTTACCGCCACAAGGTCATTCAGCGTCGCTGCTGGTCCGAAGTTGCAGGCGTAGTATTTGCACCCGCCGTTATTGCGTTCTTCGCCGATCACCCAAAGTTCCTCGCCCGGCAGGTGCGCGCCAGCGCCATTCGCTGCGCCATCGGCGATGCGCACGAAGACCGCAGCAAAGCGACCGCGCATTGGTCCTTTCGTCCCATGGCGCCAGGTAATCTCATGCCACGGTGCGGCCTGTAGCAGCGCCTCAACCGTCTGGCGCTCTTCGGACGCACTCGGTCCCTTGGGACGACGACCTCGCACGATCCTGGGCGGCGGAATCAGGCGAACGTCCTCGGAGTAGACCTTCTGGTTGCGCACGATCCCCACGGACCAGAACAAGCCGCGTTTCGACAACGCCTTGCGGAACTCAGCGTTGTTCCCGTACGCCGCATCTGCAAGCACCACCCCGAACGTGACGCTGCGACGGACCCGGTCCAGCTCTTCCAGCGCGATCTCCCACTTGGCCTTGGGCACGAGATGCGCTGCAGGGACGCCGGCTCGTTCGCACCGCTCAACGTCACCTGTCCACTCAGACGGGAGGAACAGGCGAAGCGCCAACGGGATGGGAACGTCGTGCTGGGCGAGGGTCAGCGACACCAGGCATTGACAATTGGTGACCTTGCCGACCTGCCCGGAGTATTGGCGCGATACGCCCACCGATTTCGTCCCGAACTTCGTTAAGCAGGTGTCGTCGATGATCAGCACGGCGTCCTTGCCGCCCACCAGACGTTGCGCCTGCTGGGCGACCAGGGTTTCGAGGGGCTGTGGGTCCCAGGGGCTGTCGGTGATGAAGTGCTGCAGGTGATCCCCCTGCCCCGGTGCGACCGTCTGCGCAAGGGGAGTGATACTTTTCCGAGCTACAAAACTGCAGAGTCCTTGGACGTAGAGCGGAGCGAGCCGTCGCTGAGCAGTGTGCCGGAAGCCCGCCAGGAATGGAGCGAAGAACGCTGGGAACAACTGGCGGAAGCGTTTAAAGCGGCGCATACCCGACGATCAGCATCTCAGGATGCTGGCCGCTCGAACGTGCACTGAATATCCTCCAAAGTACAGTTAGAGTGTGTAGGCTAAGGTGATACCTCACTCTTGCAGAGGGACGTTTGCTGGTGTTCCACATTTCCAGCGAGGTGAAGGAGTTCTGTCACCTAGCCATAGGCTCGGCTACGATGTCTTCATGTCGACGTGGCGGCGGTGGGCTCTTGAACTGCTACCCGAACGTTCATTTCTCCTCACTGAGCCAGAGACGAGCGTGTACGAGGCATTTACCCTCACTCTGGAGGCGTTTGAGCAAGCGGTCGTTCAGCAGGATGAGAGACGCATTCGTGCCTGCATGGAGTTTGGGGTATGGGGATTGTGGCAACGCGCTGAACACGTATGGAATGCGGCAGGGGTGTGCTTTTGGGAACACGTTTTCGACGTGCGGGGCTCCATCCCGCTTGTCGCTCCACTGCTACCGTCCTCTGCCGTGCGTGACGTTTGGGGCTTGTGGGAGCACAGGCTGTCACGGGATGACCTGAACCTCATTCAGGCGACACTTTAGAACATTCCTCAGTCGCGCCAACACGAATGCAAGGGGGTTAAATAGTGCTGGTGCGGGTTTGTCAAGGGTTCCGTTATCTTCAGGGATGAATCGCGAGTCTTTTGAACAGGATTTGCAGCTGCTGGTCGGTCTCCAGCTGAAGCGGGTTCGTTACTACGCGTCGCCGGGTGGCTGGCCCTCCTGGCATGCTCATCCAGACTTCGACAGCCTTGAGCAGGGGCTCGATTTGATTGGTCACGGTGCCGCGCACTCCGTCACCTGGGATGCCACCTTCTGGAGTTACGGCCTGCGCGTTCGTTCGGGGACTTTAGTCGATGTTCTGTCTGCCGGGCAATTCCATGACGTCTCGGAAGAGAGCCGCTGGTCCGCGTTTCTTGGGCAGCAAGTCCGTGACGCGCGGTTCGTCTGGGAACCGGTCCCGGATCCACTGGCTGAAGCGGGCGACGTGTACCCGCAGCATGTGGTCTTGACCTTTGAGCATGGGGGCCAGGTGTATTTGAGTGCCGCGGCCCCTCAAGAACCGCAAGCACCGTTCTTCGGGATGTCTGACCATGTCGTGGTGCTGTTCGATCAGGACCACGCTCGGCACTATCTCCCGGGCATGGATTAGCCTACTGAACGAGAGCCAGACGAGCACACTGCCGACCTTGGCCCACACGCCCTAGTAGTATACCAGGAGTCGTTATCTTTGATAATCGAAAATATTTGCTGAATCAGTCTAATTTTCTGAGTACTTCAAGCTGTACTCTCAAGTCGCTCAGGTTTTTACTCTTCCTCTGACCACTTATTTCTGAATAAATGTGCAACAGCTCTCCTATAGTTTTTATCAATTCTCTTTTGATGTGTTTGATGCTGGAAGTTATTGTCATCGTTCCCATTGATATCACAACATCTTCTCCCCTAGAGCGGAAGTCTAGAACTCTTGCCTCATCGGGAGTTGCTATGAGGATATCTGTTTGATTTTTGCAAGTGTTTACAGCATTTGAAATCGCCAACAACCACGAGTCGACATAGCAATATTGAAAGGCAATGGATTCGTTATTATCGGAAACCGTCAATTTACCAGTCACCATCATTGCATCAAGCCCATCTTCAATATCAAGTTCGTATGAAATTCGAACATCACCCATGCATTCCCCTTTTGGCTTAAAGATAGCCTGCTAAGCCATATCGGCACGCACGCGAAAAGGCCGCGTCGCAAACGACGACGGTGCTTGGGACATCTGCGTGCTGATCCGGCATTCTTGACTGACGATACTGTGTGAAGAAGTGAAATTAATCAGGGAGTTTGCTTGGACTCGCCCTGAATATGCCCAAAATACAGCTAGGGCATGAAGGCAAAAAGCTATGAGCAGGGAGTGGGCATTTTTGTGTGGCCCACGCTGATCGCCTACCCTGCGGTATGAACGAAACGGAAGACGCTCTGTGTGATCGCCTCTCAGGGCTGGGCTTAGGGTCAGCAGCCGTGGCGCGTCAGGGAAAAGAACATGGCTTGTCGCTCGTGCAGACGATGCGCCTCGTCGTTCGGGTGTGTGGCGCGACCTTCCGTGAGGCCACAGATGCGGCCACACAAGCGCACTACGGGATGTCCATAGACGACTACGCGACACCCCTCAATGCTGATGCCCTGATTGCTGCGGAAACAGTGGAAGACGCCGCCACCGAGCACGACAGGTGACCCTGGCTCACCATTCCTGACTATCCCCAAGTCCGACGCAGACGTGCAGCCTCCGTGAGCCACCGACGAACGAGTGGGATCAGGTACCCAGGGCCTCATCGTTTGAGCACCGATGGATTGGGCTATCTTCAACACAAAGAAGAAGGAAACAAGTGGCCAACCACTTCTCTGGAACGATTCGATATGCATTCCGGGTGCGAGACCGTGGATGGTTCGTCCGTCTCAATCCTTATGAGGGCGAAGTACAACGTGGCGATCAGGTGGTGGTGCACATGGCTGGAGGGACAGCATGGGCCGGCTCCATCGCTGGTGTTCCGATCGGTGCACAGACGCCTCCGGGTACCATTGATCTGCTCCTTATAGGTGACACACAGCCCACGCTGGCCGAACGTTTTATTGACGCCTTGATCCATTCGCAGCCTTAGGAGTACGTAGTTTATTGGGAAGCGCATGCGACAAGACGAATCTGCACCGGTGACGCCACTTCATATCCCTAGGCCGACATTCCTTAGACCAGGGCAAGGATGGAGGACGAGGTTTAAGGCGTGTAGGCAAAGGGAGGAGACACTGCCACACTGGACGAGTGTTTGAATTTCATGGGTGGTTTGGTCTTCAGGAAGCAGCTCACTTTGTCGATGAGGGGAGTCGCTGGGATGAGATCATCGAAGGCATCAAGGCTCGCGTCGCAGCCCTGAACTGGGGTACAGGGGAATACAACCTCGTGGCGGAAGTCCGCCTGATGAACGGTGAGGCCTTCCTGCACCTGACGGGCAACAAGAACCATCGTGGCGTGATCGGCCAGGAGCTCGCAGATCTCCTCACCTACGTTGCTCGGGAAGCTCCGGGCTCCTACGGCCTGTTGTATTGGCGTGATGACGAAGGCAAACCACCCGCAGGCCGCTGGAACTTTCAGGTAACGGTCATGGCCAGAGGCGCCCTCAGCACACGCTTTGACCCGTTCCTCTCGCCGACCTTCCCCGTCCTTGAGGTCTCGGATGAGGGCGACGAGTCGGGTCAATGGGATGAGCTCTTTATTCTGCCGACGAGCAGGTGAGGTACTTGGGTGCGAGGGCATCGTTTCGGCTGCTGGCTGCCTTCACTGCCATTTCGCCGACACGCCCTGGTAGATGGAGGGTACGGATGCGCATGCAGCGGCGCCCTGTACCACCTTCAACGTCCGCCGTGATCCATACCCTGCACGAGGTCCGTCAAGGTTCACGGCGCGCTCGCGCTTCGGCCAGCCGGGTGTTCATGGCCGCCCGCCTTCGATTCAGGACGCGCCGTGCCGCCGCTGGAACCGATTGCCCGGGCTCCCTGGTGAGCCGTTCCAGCAGCTCCTGTGGCACCGCTGGATTCAGAATGACCGCTCGCAAGAGGTGTTCGCGCTCCCAAGCGCTCCGGGTCGTGTCGTTCACCAGCGCATACAGCTCGTCCACGGGCATGTTCGAGTTTATATAGGCGGACCAGCGCGCCCTCTCGTTGTCCATCTGCACCAAGGCCAGCAGGGTGTCGGGGGCGACATCCGCACGCCGCGCCAGCTCCATGGCCGCCTTCGGGTGCTCTGGCGCCCAGAGAGCCAGTTGAGCGGTGCTGGCATGACAGATCCGGGCGTCCTCGAAGCGTTCGCGCACCACGGGGCTCGGGTCGTGGGCCAGGGCTTCCTGCAGGGCTTCGGGGAGGTTCGCCCGACTGGCCACCGATGCGCGGGTACTCTCGTTGTCGTCCTGGGCGAACCGCTCCAGCAGGTCCAGGGGGAGATTCTGGTTGCCGATGACCGACCAACGGACGGGCTGCACAGGGTCATCCGCGAGCGGGTAGAGCAGGGCGACCGGCGTCCGTGGATGCACCGCCACCGCACTGCGCACGCTCCCCTCCTCATCCGTGGCCAGGCGGGTCAGCACGTCTGCAGACACGTCAGGGTGCTGGGCAATGGCGTTCCGCACCCTCCAGGAGGGATGAGCGGACAGCGGGGCAAACAGGTCGAGCGGCAGGTCCGGACGCTCGGCGATCCGGCAAACGACGAAGTCGGCTTGGTCCGCGGCAAGCCGAACGACGTCTGGTGTGGACAAGCGCGGGTGCTGCGCCACATGCCGACGCACCCAGCCGTCGGGGTGGTGGACAAGCTCGGTCAGGAGCTCGGGGGGCGTATGCTTGCTGCGGGCAACGATCCACCCCAGGCGAGGGTCGAGTGCCGCCAGTTCGCGCCGACGTTCCAAGGTGGTTCGGCGGTCACGGGTTTCCTTCTTGAGGGCGGGCAACTCGGCGTCGGAGATGGAATGTGACATGGCATGGCCCTCCTTCGTGGTGGGGTCGGCAGAACGTGAACAGTTCAGGGTACGGCATGCCGACCGGGCAGGCGTGTCATCTTTCGCTCCGCTGCCGGAGCATGGACGCACCCCCTGGGCGTGGTGACCCGGACTGTTGATTCTGTGTGAGGACGGACTGTTCGCGGTGGACACCGAGTGGTACGGACGGCCCTCTGTAGGTTGTGCGGCGGTGGGGTGTCCGCAACCAGCCACGTGACGCACGGAATACGGCCGCTCTTGCCAATAACATTCCCTCAGATGGGTCATCCATTTCCCTCAAACAGATCACTTCAACCCCTCGGATGAGTCTCCCCGACAGATGAATGCAGGGAGTTCGACAGAAAAATCAGGGAGTCGCCTGCGACTCGTCTGAGGGGAACCGACGATTCGTCTGAGGGAAAGTGGTGACTCATTAGAGGCCTAACATTTTTTTAGTCGATCAGCTCAATGCATACCTGACTGTTATCTCTGGCTTGATTGGGAATCAAATCTTTTTCTTTTTGCTTGTTGAAGCAAATCAAGGTGGACATCTAGATCAAAGAAGTGGACCTGACTCGCGCGGTCGTGATCAGCGTGCAGCGCACTTTGCTGGCGACCGAGACGTCTTGGCAGGTGAATTACGCGATCGGCGAGATGCAGTACCGCCTGCAAGACAATGCGTTCTACGGCCGGCCTCATGGTCAGGACGCAAACGTTCTACTGGCCATTCAGACGCTGTCTTTCCATTCCTGCTGTCCGGACAACAACTCCATTGAGGTGACGGGGGCCGCGCTCCTGAACCATAGCGGGCATCTGAAGAGCAGCCGATAGTACACGTGACTGCGTGGGTCCCGCTGCGGTTGTGAGGTGTGAAGTGAATTGAGGATCACCCGTGGTCGGGAGCACGTCAACAGACCGGAGCGCAGTCTCTATCGGTCCGCGCGAAGATGAATCGGTTATCGGAGAGCGAGTGTAGGTTTGGGCCGAGATTTATGGCCGGACTCTACGCAGTCAGGCGTTGTCCATATTCCCAGCCCTCAAGAGGGTGTGTGGTCAGTCCCCTGCTCCTGAATGAATGATTTAATTCTGTAGTACTTCTTTAAAAGAATTGATTGATCAATCAATCAAGGGAGTGGGGAGATTGTCGTCTGGGCGCGAGTTTTTTTTGAAAATCAGACAAAGAGACGCGGGCAACCGGACAAAGAGACGCACCAGATTCCAGGGTATTGGACAAAGAGACGCGCTTCCCCTATCCCTCCCGCCCAAGGAATTGGACAAAGAGACGCGGGCAACTGGACAAAGAGACGCGCGCGGTCTAGGCCTATTGGACAAAAAGACGCGTCTTTTCAACCCGTCCTGCCCTGTAAACTGGACAAAGAGACGCGGGCAACCGGACAAAGAGACGCGCCAAATTTCAGGGTATTGGACAAAGAGACGCGCTTCCCCTGTCCCTCCCGCCCAAGGAATTGGACAAAGAGACGCGGGCAATGATCAGCAGACGGATGAGAGGGGAGACTCTGCACCCAGCCGCGGTTGTCCAGCAGGTTAGAATGTCCGGCATGGTGGGCAAGCCGGCCTCACAGACGCGAGCAGACCTTCTGGCGATGCCCAGTACGGTCGAGGTGCTCAAGAGCCGTGATGAGCGCAACATCACGCGCCTTGCGCTGATCATGGCGCCCAACCGAGTGCCTCCTGGGTTGACCGCGTGGGAGAAGGACCTGAGTCTGGGGCCGCTGGGGAGCCTGAAGGTGACCTGCCGGTCGCTGAGTGGCCAGGTGGTGCCGCATGGGCTGGACAACGACCTGCTCCTCGGTGCAATCAACGCCTTCATTGAACAGGGTATGCCAGAGAACGATACCGTGGTGTTGAGCCTACGGCACCTGTGTGTGTTGAGTGCAATCACACCGGGCGGACGGCAGCGGGCGGCAGTTCTGGCGTCGCTCAACCGGTTGCAGGGGTCCTCATTCAGGTTTGTCGAAACGTGGTTCCGGGCGGGTCGGGGAAAGGCCACCACCGAGCAGTTCAGCCTGCTGGCGTCGTTCCGGGTGTTGGAAGACCTGGAGCTGCCCGAAGCCGAGCGGCAGAAGCACCCGCACAGCGACGCCCTGCTGGAACTGGTGCTGGGGAAGCCGTTAGCCCGCAGTGTCCGGGAAGGGTACACCAGGCCGCTGGATCTGAGCGTGTACCGTGAGCTGTCGCAGCCGATGGTCCGGACGCTGTACCGGCTGCTGTCGGAAACCCGGCTGGTGCTGCCGGCAGCGGATCCGGCCCGTTACATGGTGGCGGTGCGCGCCTGGGCGATGCACCTGGGCATGTACGATTTCGACATCAGCAAGGTGCGCCGTGCCCTGGAGCCCGCCCACCGTGAGCTGATGGACCGTGGGTTTCTTCGGGACGTGATCTATACGGGGCGTGGCGAGGCGCAGCACGTCGAGTATGTCTTCGGGACGAGCAGTGTGGTGAGCGTCGATCCCAAGCTGGTGGCGCTGCTGACCGCTCGGGGGCTGGCGGTGGGGCCGGCCATCAAGCTGGTGGGGTCGTACCCGGAGTCGGCGCTGCAACAGGCCGTCGAGAGCTTCGATGCGCTGACTGCTGCGGGGTACCGTGCCCGGACGCCGGGTGGGTTGCTGACCGACATCCTGCGTTTTCCCGAGAAGTACGCTCAGGGCACGACCAAGGCGCCTAAGGCACCTGAAGCGGTGCAGGTGCAGCGGGTGCTGGAAGCGGTGCCGGAGCCCACGGATGCCTTCGGGGCGACCAAGGGAATTTTGAACGCTTTGGTTCACCAGCAGAAGCTCACGCCTGAGGAGGCGCAGACGTGCCTGAGGCTGCTGGAGGAGCGGCGCGTCACCATGACGGAGGTGGCGCTGCTGAGTGTCGCCACCCAGAAGAGCGCGTCCCAGCAGGTGGGGAGCTGGCTGCAACGCCCGAGCGCGCGCGCCTGAGGGGAAGCCAACGGATCCTGTGACCGAGCTGCTGAACAACGTTCGATATATGGGATTGAACAATCTTATTCAAACCGGGTTTGTACGTGTGAGTGTGATGCGCTTGGGTGGGGTTGGGCTGGATACGCCCGGGCGATCTGTTTTGACGGGTGCCGTTGGTGGCCCTTGGGGGCTGTTCCTACCAGTGAGGTGTAGCGTGTGCCGTAGACCCTTGCTGATGTTGTTTACCAAGCTGGGGCGAGGGCGGGGGCAGAGGAGGGAAGAGCAGGGAGAGGGGAAGACGCTTCTCTTTAGCTGGGGACAGAATTCGCCAGCTCGTGAAAAAAGGAACAGACCGGTACGTGGAGAACAGAAGAGGTGAAACTGAACTTTAGTTCCGCCTTGCGCTGACCCTCGCACGGAATCAGCGGAAACACCGCAAAACCGGGTCACCCTCAATTCCGTGGTGGACCAGTTGTGCGGGAGCAGGTCCCAGGAATCTCCAGCGACGAAGGTCACCACAGCACACGCAACGCCACCTCTTCCGTTCGTTCCTTCCCTGACCGGCGCCTGCAGGCTGCCGGGGCTGCGTTGAACAACCTGAACTGGGCTGTCCACCCACGCGATCCGTGCCGACACCGAATCTATTCCCGGCTGCTACTCACAGGCGAGGCCGTCGCCATCCCCATCCAGCGCGCGGCGGTACCCCGGCTGACCGTGCTTGAGCGGCGCCAGGCCGGCGGCCCGCACCGCCGCGCAGTTGGCGTAGAAGACCTGGTCGGTTGATGCCGTCCTGGAGGTATCGACCTGAGCGCTTTGAACGTCGCAGCCTTTGATCGGCAGCATGTAGCGGTCGGCAGCGGCGAGATTGACGGTGTACCCGAGGTCTTCCAACGCTGCGAGGGTGATGGGGCTGATCGGATTGACCAGCCCGGTAAAGTCCCCCGCATCCCCGGAAAGGATCTCCGAGCAGACCGTCTTGCCGGCCCAGTGACCGGCGTCCGGGTCCAGGGGAATTGCCGTGCCGTGGCCGCCCAGCTTCTGGTAAGCCGCGACGGCGCGGGGTCCGGTGTACACCACCTGACCGCCCGCCTTTCGAATGAAGCTTTTTCCGTCAGAGTCGCCGCTGACCGAGATTCGTTCGTCGGGGGTCCAGAGCGTGCCCACCCCCAGCGCATGCAAGGTCTCGTGGATGATGGTGTCGGTCAGATCCTCGTCCGGAAGGTCACCCAGGCCGTTCGAGTTGAGTTCGAGCTCGGCATAGATCGGCAGGTACGTGTCGTCGTGCAGCTCACAGGGCGTGGCATCGGCGTACAGGTCCTCCCCCAGGTCCTTGACCTTCACGAACAGAATCAGGTGCGCCACCTGCTCCTTGAGTTTCGGCAGGCCAGCATCGCAGGCGTTGGCCGGCGAATCCACAGCTACCGGGACGAATGGCGACCGGATCAGGGCGGCGACCCGCTGGGTGGCCCGCTGCACGATGGCTTGCTGCGCGGCAGTCAATGTCTGGTCCAGATAGCGGGTCTCGATGCGGAAGGGCGTGCTCGGGGCCGCCTGCGCCCCGACACTCAGGAGGGTGAGCAAGGAACAGAGCTGAGCGACATACGGTTTCATGGTTCTCCCTGCACGCGGACCTGGCCGCGGTGAAACGAGATGTGGTCGCGGTGACCCCAGCGGCCCCAGAACGATGGGGAAGTTGCCCTGGGACCCCGCGTCTTCGGCGCCGGACCTGGCGAGTGATGAGCCACTCTCCTGCAGCCACGGAGTCTGGCAGGCAACACTCAGAACGGTCGTTGACGTCAGGGCGAGTGCTGGTCTGACCTCACGTCGGTCGCGTTGACCTGCCGGACGGCCGAAAGGGCGTATCCGAGGTACTCGGTCAGCCTGTTCTGCTCCAGGACGTCGCGTTGCCCGGCGGCGTACATGTTGCGCAGCACGATGCTCAGCCGCACCGCGTCCCGCTCCCGGTGCTCGCCCGGCAGCGTCCACAGGTCTTCCTCCATCCCCATGCCATGTACCAGGAACACCACGTAATGCGGGCGTGGTTGTTCCTCGTCCGGCTCGAAGCGCATCACCTGAAACGGCCAGGTCAGCTGCGCCATCCGCCACAACGCCTGTCGAGGCGCGCCGGCAGTCACGGGCGCGGACGGGTGCTGTCTGGCCGCTTTCCTCTCTGCCTTTCGGT
The sequence above is a segment of the Deinococcus sonorensis KR-87 genome. Coding sequences within it:
- a CDS encoding IS701 family transposase — translated: MRRFKRFRQLFPAFFAPFLAGFRHTAQRRLAPLYVQGLCSFVARKSITPLAQTVAPGQGDHLQHFITDSPWDPQPLETLVAQQAQRLVGGKDAVLIIDDTCLTKFGTKSVGVSRQYSGQVGKVTNCQCLVSLTLAQHDVPIPLALRLFLPSEWTGDVERCERAGVPAAHLVPKAKWEIALEELDRVRRSVTFGVVLADAAYGNNAEFRKALSKRGLFWSVGIVRNQKVYSEDVRLIPPPRIVRGRRPKGPSASEERQTVEALLQAAPWHEITWRHGTKGPMRGRFAAVFVRIADGAANGAGAHLPGEELWVIGEERNNGGCKYYACNFGPAATLNDLVAVTKRRWACEHGHRELKQEVGLSHFEGRSWRGLHHHAVLCLVALAFLQAIRLEQPDGVQGETLPAIRAELAGTLSQPLLCPRCRLLTVQPAGP
- a CDS encoding Imm7 family immunity protein, which translates into the protein MFEFHGWFGLQEAAHFVDEGSRWDEIIEGIKARVAALNWGTGEYNLVAEVRLMNGEAFLHLTGNKNHRGVIGQELADLLTYVAREAPGSYGLLYWRDDEGKPPAGRWNFQVTVMARGALSTRFDPFLSPTFPVLEVSDEGDESGQWDELFILPTSR
- a CDS encoding replication initiator protein A → MVGKPASQTRADLLAMPSTVEVLKSRDERNITRLALIMAPNRVPPGLTAWEKDLSLGPLGSLKVTCRSLSGQVVPHGLDNDLLLGAINAFIEQGMPENDTVVLSLRHLCVLSAITPGGRQRAAVLASLNRLQGSSFRFVETWFRAGRGKATTEQFSLLASFRVLEDLELPEAERQKHPHSDALLELVLGKPLARSVREGYTRPLDLSVYRELSQPMVRTLYRLLSETRLVLPAADPARYMVAVRAWAMHLGMYDFDISKVRRALEPAHRELMDRGFLRDVIYTGRGEAQHVEYVFGTSSVVSVDPKLVALLTARGLAVGPAIKLVGSYPESALQQAVESFDALTAAGYRARTPGGLLTDILRFPEKYAQGTTKAPKAPEAVQVQRVLEAVPEPTDAFGATKGILNALVHQQKLTPEEAQTCLRLLEERRVTMTEVALLSVATQKSASQQVGSWLQRPSARA
- a CDS encoding excalibur calcium-binding domain-containing protein, with product MLTLLSVGAQAAPSTPFRIETRYLDQTLTAAQQAIVQRATQRVAALIRSPFVPVAVDSPANACDAGLPKLKEQVAHLILFVKVKDLGEDLYADATPCELHDDTYLPIYAELELNSNGLGDLPDEDLTDTIIHETLHALGVGTLWTPDERISVSGDSDGKSFIRKAGGQVVYTGPRAVAAYQKLGGHGTAIPLDPDAGHWAGKTVCSEILSGDAGDFTGLVNPISPITLAALEDLGYTVNLAAADRYMLPIKGCDVQSAQVDTSRTASTDQVFYANCAAVRAAGLAPLKHGQPGYRRALDGDGDGLACE